The DNA window CTGTAGTACTCTTAAAGTCTTTCAAGTTACTAACATGTCATGCTAGGTTACATTGGTGAATTCGAATACATTGACGACCACAGATCTGGTAAGATTGTTGTCCAACTGACCGGTAGATTGAACAAGTGTGGTGTCATCTCTCCAAGATTCAACGTTAAGATCGGTGAAATTGAGAAATGGACTGACAACTTGTTGCCTGCCAGACAGTTCGGTTACATTATCTTGACCACTTCTGCTGGTATCATGGACCATGAGGAAGCTAGAAGAAAGCATGTCTCTGGTAAGATCTTGGGTTTCGTTTACTAGTTACTTATAGTATATAAAC is part of the Huiozyma naganishii CBS 8797 chromosome 4, complete genome genome and encodes:
- the RPS22B gene encoding 40S ribosomal protein uS8 (similar to Saccharomyces cerevisiae RPS22B (YLR367W); ancestral locus Anc_4.213), with the translated sequence MTRTSVLADALNAINTAEKTGKRQVLIRPSSKVIIKFLQVMQKHGYIGEFEYIDDHRSGKIVVQLTGRLNKCGVISPRFNVKIGEIEKWTDNLLPARQFGYIILTTSAGIMDHEEARRKHVSGKILGFVY